The Oceanicaulis sp. nucleotide sequence GAAGGTGTTGTAGTGCTGGCGCGCTAGCAGCGTGGTCGGCGCGACCACCGCCACCTGCCGGCCGCTGAGCGCGGTGATGAAGGCCGCCCGCAGCGCCACCTCGGTCTTGCCGAATCCCACATCGCCGCAGATCAGCCGGTCCATGGGACGGCCCCGCTGCAGGTCGGCGAACACGTCCTCGATCGCGTTGAGCTGGTCGTCGGTTTCCGCATACGGAAAACGCGCCGCGAACTCGTCATAGAGCCCGCTGGGCGGCTCGATCACTTCGGCGTCCCGGGCGTTGCGCTGGGCGGCGATCTTGATGAGCTGGTCGGCCATGTCGCGCAGGCGCTTCTTCGCCTTGGCCTTGCGCGCCTGCCAGGCCGCCCCGCCGAGCTTGTCGAGCTGAGCGGTCTCGCTGTCCTGCCCGTAGCGGCTCAGAAGCTCGATATTCTCGACCGGAAGGTAGAGCCTGGACTGGCCGGCGTATTCGAGCTCCAGACAGTCATGCGGCGCTTCCCCGACGGTCAGGGTCTTCAGGCCCAGATACCGGCCCAGCCCGTGATCGGCGTGCACGACCAGATCGCCGGTCGACAGCGCGCCGGCTTCGGCGATGACGTCTGAGGATTTCTTGCGCTTTCTGGGCCGGGCCAGCCGGTCGCCGAGCACGTCCTGTTCGCTGATCACCGCGAGGGATTCGGTTTCAAACCCGCGTTCGAGGGGCAGCACGATCCGGCCGACGACCTTCTTGTCGAGCGCGGCCGCCGCGCTCCAGTCCTCGGCAGGCTTGATCGGCGACAGTCCGTGTTCGGACAGAACGCTGGCCAGCCGGTCGGACGCGCCCTCGGTCCAGCTGGCGAACAGCACGTGCTTGCCCGCCTTCCTGAGGCTGACCGCATGTTTGGCCGCCACGTCGAAGACGTTCTGGTCGGCCTGGCGTTCGGCCGCGAAAGTCCGTCCCTGCTTGCCGCCGAGATCGACCGCGCCGGGGCCGGCCTCCTGAAAGGCGGTGAAGCGGCGCGCAGGCCGGGCCTCGATCGCCGCGTCCCAGGCTTCTTCGGTCAGGTAGGTCGCTTCGGGTTCGATCGCCCGGTAGGCCGGCGCGCCCATCGCGCCAGCGCCCTGTTTCTGGGCGTCCTTGCGGGCGGCGTAATAGTCCCGGATCTGTTCGAGCCGTTCTGCGCGCGCGTCGCGCACCAGCGGGTCGAGGCCGATGAGCGCGTCCTCGCCGACATAATCGAACACGGTGTCCAGCCGCTCGTGAAACAGGGCGAGCCAGTGTTCCGCACCGTTGGGCCGCGCGCCGGCGCTGACGCTGTCATAGATCGGATCGCCCTGCCCGGCCGCGCCGAAGCGCTTGATGAACCCTGAGCGAAAGCGCGAGATCGAGGCGGCGTCCAGAACGATCTCGCTGACCGGGGTGAAGGCGGCCTCCTTGAGCTGCCGTGTCGTGCGCTGGGTTTCGGGATCGAAGGCGCGGACCGTCTCCAGCGTGTCGCCGAAGAAATCGAGCCGGACCGGCTCCTCGGCGTCGGCGGGGAAGACGTCCACCACCCCGCCCCGGATCGCGTAGTCGCCGCGCTCGGTCACCGTGCCGGTGCGCGCATAGCCGTTCGCGGCGAGGTGGGTTTTCAGATCCTCGATATCGAGCGTGCCGCCGGGCGTGGCGCGCAAGCCCCCGCCCGCCATCGCCTCTTTCGGCGCGCAACGCTGCAGCACCGAATTCACCGTAGTCACGACGATCAGCGGCGCCTCGCCTGAATAGCTCGCGAGCCTGTGCAGGCCGCCCGCCCGGCGCGCCGCGGTGCGCGGGCTGGGGCTGATCCGGTCATAGGGCTGGCAATCCCAGGCCGACAGGCGCAGCCGCGCGATCTCAGGCGCGAAGAAGGCGCAGGCGCTCTCGAACGCACGGGCGCGCGCCTCGTCCGACGCGACGAACATCGCGATCCCGCCGCGTGTACGCACGAGGTCTGTGAAGATCAGCGCGTCATACCCGTCCGGCGCCCCGCACACGGTCAGGGTCTCAGGGCTGCGGGCGAGCTTTTCGAGTTCGTTCACGGGCGGGTCCTCAAACGAAAAAGCGCCCGCACGGCGCAGCCGGGCGGGGTGTGGTGGTGTCGTCACGGGCCGATATGTCTCCCCCCGCGAGCGGGGGGAGTGGCCCGAAGGGCCGAGGGGGGCTGCAGCGGCATCAGTGCGCGCCGCCCCCTCCGTCCGCTTCGCGGACACCTCCCCCGCGAGGCGGGGGAGGACAACCGCGCGTTATCTCGCCTCGCCGGTCAAACCCCCGGCCCGTCGCCTTCGCTCGCGGCGCGGTCGAAGCGGAAGGCCTTGAGCTGGTCGAGCACCGGACCGTCGTAATTCGCCGGCGTCTCCAGCGTTCCGGAGATCCAGCCGTAGACCTCGGTGTCCGGCGCGTCCAGCAGCCGCTCGAACTCGTCGATCTCGGCGGCGCTGAGATCATCGAGCCGCGCATCGGCGAACCGGCCCATGATGAGATCGGCCTCCTTGAACCCCCGCCGCCAGGCGCGGAAGGTCAGCCGCTTCTTGCGGTCCTCGGGGTTCACGGGCGTGTTCGGATCAGTGAAAGGATCGTCGCTCATGGGCCGCGCATATAGCGCGGGGGTCCGGGCGGGTGAAGGGTGAGCGCTGGTCGGCGCAGCCGATCAATCGACCCGGTGGGTCGATTGAAAGCAGCGAACGGGCCGGCAGGCCATGGCAGGCGCTGGTCGCGGGCGCCTATTCCAACCGCTCTGCGATCCACATCTTGATGAGCGATTGCCGCGTCACGCCCAGATGGCGCGCCTGCTTGTCGAGCGCGTCGACCACCCAGGAGGGAAAATCGACGTTCACGCGGCGCGGCGCGTCGTTCGGGCGGCGAGCCGAGGACCAGTCCACGGCGGCGGACACGTCTTCGCCCGCATCGAAAGCGGCGTCGAAATCTCTAGCCTTCATAGGCGGCGATCTCCTCCTTGCGTGCGCGCCGGACCGAGATGATCCGGATGCTTTCGTTCTGCGGCGTCCAGACCGCAGTCCAGTGTTTCCCGTCGATGAGGCCGATCGAGACGAAGCGCGGCTCGTCGACGGTCCGTGCCGCAGCTTCAAGGAGCCACGGATCAAGCCAGAGCGCCTGCGCCTGTTCGAAATCGATCCCGTGCTTCTCGCGGTTCGCCTCGCTCTTGGCCGGATCGAAGGAAAATTTCATGGAGAGATAGAGTATATTTTCTATACCTTTTTGAGAAGGGTGCCTGTGCAGGCCGGGACATTCCGCTGAACGGCTTCCCCTCCCCGCCCCGCGCGACCAAACTCGCGCCCATGCGCCCGCAGATTCTCTTTCCCCTTTTCGCCGACCTGACCACGATCAAGGGGGTCGGGCCGCGCCTGGCCGCCCTGATCGAGAAGGTGGCCGGCTCGCGGGTGAAGGATCTGGTGCTGACCGCGCCGACCGGGCTGGTGGACCGCACGCGGCGGCTGGCGATTTCGGATGCGGGCGACCAGGGCGGGCTCGTCACGATCGAGGCGGTGGTCGAGGTCCATGTGCCGCGCCCAACCATGAAGCAGCCCTACAAGGTGCGCATGCGCGACGAGACGGGCTTCCTGCATCTCGTCTTCTTCAACGCCAAGGCCGATTATCTGCGCCGCGTGCTGCCCGAGGGCGCGCGCCGGGTGGTGTCGGGCAAGGCCGAGCGGTTCGGCTCGGAGGTGCAGATCGTCCATCCCGACCTCGTCGCCGCGCCTGACGAGATCGGGGAGGCCGATCTCCTCCAGCCGGTCTATCCGCTCACCGCCGGTCTGAGCGCCGGCGTGATGCGCAAGGCGGTCAGGGGCGCGCTCGAGGCCACGCCCGACCTGCCCGAATGGATCGACGCCTCCCTGCTGAACCGCGAAGGCTGGCGAGGCTGGCGCGCGGCGCTGTCCGAGCTGCACGCGCCGCAATCGGGCATGGAGCTGATGCCTGAAAGCCTGACGCGGCGCAGGCTCGCGTTTGACGAGCTGTTCGCCCATCAGCTGGCTCTGAAGATCGCCCGCGCCGAACGCCGCGCGCGCCGCGGACGTGCGCTGAGCGGCACCGGGCGGACGGTGCAGGCCGTGCTCGATCACGCCCCCTTCACCCCTACAGGCGC carries:
- a CDS encoding BrnT family toxin, with translation MKFSFDPAKSEANREKHGIDFEQAQALWLDPWLLEAAARTVDEPRFVSIGLIDGKHWTAVWTPQNESIRIISVRRARKEEIAAYEG
- a CDS encoding succinate dehydrogenase assembly factor 2 yields the protein MSDDPFTDPNTPVNPEDRKKRLTFRAWRRGFKEADLIMGRFADARLDDLSAAEIDEFERLLDAPDTEVYGWISGTLETPANYDGPVLDQLKAFRFDRAASEGDGPGV
- a CDS encoding CopG family transcriptional regulator; protein product: MKARDFDAAFDAGEDVSAAVDWSSARRPNDAPRRVNVDFPSWVVDALDKQARHLGVTRQSLIKMWIAERLE
- the mfd gene encoding transcription-repair coupling factor — its product is MNELEKLARSPETLTVCGAPDGYDALIFTDLVRTRGGIAMFVASDEARARAFESACAFFAPEIARLRLSAWDCQPYDRISPSPRTAARRAGGLHRLASYSGEAPLIVVTTVNSVLQRCAPKEAMAGGGLRATPGGTLDIEDLKTHLAANGYARTGTVTERGDYAIRGGVVDVFPADAEEPVRLDFFGDTLETVRAFDPETQRTTRQLKEAAFTPVSEIVLDAASISRFRSGFIKRFGAAGQGDPIYDSVSAGARPNGAEHWLALFHERLDTVFDYVGEDALIGLDPLVRDARAERLEQIRDYYAARKDAQKQGAGAMGAPAYRAIEPEATYLTEEAWDAAIEARPARRFTAFQEAGPGAVDLGGKQGRTFAAERQADQNVFDVAAKHAVSLRKAGKHVLFASWTEGASDRLASVLSEHGLSPIKPAEDWSAAAALDKKVVGRIVLPLERGFETESLAVISEQDVLGDRLARPRKRKKSSDVIAEAGALSTGDLVVHADHGLGRYLGLKTLTVGEAPHDCLELEYAGQSRLYLPVENIELLSRYGQDSETAQLDKLGGAAWQARKAKAKKRLRDMADQLIKIAAQRNARDAEVIEPPSGLYDEFAARFPYAETDDQLNAIEDVFADLQRGRPMDRLICGDVGFGKTEVALRAAFITALSGRQVAVVAPTTLLARQHYNTFCERFRGWPVKIRQLSRLVGQKEATATRKELESGDCDIVVGTHALLAKTVKFDRLGLLVVDEEQHFGVKHKERLKELRSDVHVLTLTATPIPRTLQLAMSGIRDLSIIATPPVDRLAVRTYVTPFDAVTVREALLRERYRGGQSFFVVPRIADLEEAAEFLREQTPEVSFVQAHGQMAASQLEDIMTAFYEGRYDVLLSTTIVESGIDIPTANTLVVHRADRFGLAQLYQLRGRVGRSKARAYAYLTTPANQKLTEGADKRLKVLQSLDSLGAGFTLASHDLDLRGGGNLLGEEQSGHIKDVGVELYQSMLEEAVASLQGADPEDSRDWSPQINIGAAVLIPDEYVPDLDVRMALYRRLSGLETKTEREAFAAELIDRFGPLPEEVESLMQVVAIKALCKRAGVAKLDAGPKGAVATFRDHAFEDPAELVKLMARRPEDYKIRPDNTLVLKGEFPSVEDRLKGVQRLLAPVADAARRSKEAA